A region of Roseobacter litoralis Och 149 DNA encodes the following proteins:
- a CDS encoding carbohydrate ABC transporter permease: protein MRIAMANRLTPYMFMAPAVLIMAMALMYPLGYMIWGSFREWNPSQTIGEAEFVGLKNYITLWGDPNFHESLVVTLKFAFFVVTLEMLIGVGLALLLDRNIRGMSILRTLFILPMMIAPVVVGLMWRYMYHPTIGTFNGFLDKLGLPRVDWLGEHALMSIIIADIWQWTPFIFILSLAALQSLPRSALEAARIDGATGWQQIWHIKLPLMMPVLIVTALLRLIDAFKVLEVILVMTEGGPGLSTEILALRISRTATEFRELGVAAAMSNYLLILLLFLTLGMFVFTRWQEARAARLNAMVQEEDS, encoded by the coding sequence ATGCGCATCGCCATGGCCAACCGTTTGACGCCTTACATGTTCATGGCCCCCGCCGTGCTGATCATGGCAATGGCGTTGATGTATCCGCTGGGCTACATGATCTGGGGCAGTTTTCGCGAATGGAACCCCAGTCAGACAATCGGTGAGGCCGAATTCGTTGGCCTGAAAAACTACATTACCCTTTGGGGCGATCCGAATTTCCACGAAAGCCTTGTGGTCACGCTGAAGTTTGCGTTCTTCGTTGTGACATTGGAGATGCTGATTGGTGTGGGCCTTGCGTTGCTGCTTGATCGCAACATCCGCGGCATGTCCATTTTGCGCACATTGTTCATTCTGCCGATGATGATCGCGCCGGTGGTGGTGGGTCTGATGTGGCGCTACATGTATCACCCGACCATCGGCACCTTTAACGGCTTTCTCGACAAGCTGGGTCTGCCCCGGGTGGACTGGCTGGGCGAACATGCGCTGATGTCGATCATCATTGCCGATATCTGGCAGTGGACGCCCTTCATTTTCATCCTGTCACTGGCAGCGCTGCAGTCCTTGCCCCGCTCCGCGCTTGAAGCGGCGCGGATTGACGGTGCGACCGGCTGGCAGCAAATCTGGCATATCAAACTGCCGCTGATGATGCCCGTGCTGATCGTCACCGCGCTTTTGCGTCTGATTGATGCGTTCAAGGTGCTTGAGGTGATCCTTGTGATGACCGAAGGCGGGCCGGGTCTGTCCACGGAAATCCTTGCCTTGCGCATTTCCCGCACCGCGACGGAGTTTCGCGAACTTGGGGTCGCAGCGGCCATGTCGAACTATCTGCTCATTCTGCTGCTGTTTTTGACGCTGGGCATGTTTGTCTTCACCCGCTGGCAAGAGGCGCGCGCGGCCCGGCTGAACGCGATGGTTCAGGAGGAGGACAGCTGA
- a CDS encoding carbohydrate ABC transporter permease, protein MAARQERQPVGFYAIIVALVFMSVGPVLLMLVNSFKLDVDILSGGTGLLFLPTIKNYETALCDVLWYEIDHLDFCSLKFGGAFINSLIIALISTLLTLIIGCMAAYALVRFRFMGRDTVSMSTLMVRMVPPAVLLVPVFGLWNNEFCLDRDGLIGGMIRDTFGGRGDVCLAGTHSGIILIYVAMNLPFVIWILQSFIVQVPRSLEEAARVDGAGPFQVFFKVVLPLIKPGLAAAAIFTFRIAWNEYLLASALSDRDTRTVPILIVNNMSEFNVEWGVIMATGMLLAIPPIIFTLFASRQIITGMTAGAVKG, encoded by the coding sequence ATGGCCGCCAGACAAGAACGTCAACCCGTCGGTTTTTACGCCATCATTGTGGCGCTGGTCTTTATGTCTGTGGGGCCGGTTCTGTTGATGCTGGTCAATTCGTTCAAGCTGGACGTGGACATCCTGTCGGGTGGCACGGGCTTGCTGTTTTTGCCCACGATCAAGAACTACGAAACAGCGCTCTGCGATGTCTTGTGGTATGAAATCGACCACCTTGATTTTTGCTCATTGAAATTCGGGGGCGCATTCATCAACTCGCTGATAATCGCGCTGATCTCGACCCTGCTGACCCTGATCATCGGCTGTATGGCGGCTTATGCCTTGGTGCGGTTCAGATTCATGGGCCGTGACACAGTGTCGATGAGCACGCTGATGGTGCGCATGGTACCGCCTGCGGTGCTGCTTGTGCCGGTTTTCGGACTGTGGAACAATGAATTCTGCCTTGATCGCGATGGGTTGATCGGCGGCATGATCCGCGACACCTTTGGCGGGCGCGGTGATGTTTGTCTGGCCGGGACGCATTCGGGGATCATCCTGATCTATGTCGCGATGAACCTGCCCTTTGTGATCTGGATCTTGCAGAGCTTTATCGTTCAGGTGCCGCGATCGTTGGAAGAAGCCGCGCGCGTGGACGGGGCCGGCCCGTTTCAGGTGTTCTTCAAGGTCGTGCTGCCGCTGATCAAACCGGGCCTAGCGGCGGCGGCCATTTTCACCTTTCGGATTGCATGGAACGAATACCTGCTGGCCTCGGCTCTGAGTGATCGCGACACCCGCACCGTACCCATTCTGATCGTGAACAACATGTCGGAATTCAATGTCGAATGGGGCGTGATCATGGCCACTGGCATGCTGCTTGCCATCCCACCGATCATCTTCACGCTCTTTGCGAGCCGTCAGATCATTACCGGCATGACGGCGGGCGCGGTCAAGGGATGA
- a CDS encoding LacI family DNA-binding transcriptional regulator: MRDVARAAGVSRMTVSRALRDNSPVSSETRQRILQVVRDMNYVPDQMAGSLTTKRSGFVAVLVPSLNNLHFAETVQALTEELEKIGQQILLGYTDYSVEREEKLVESMMRRRPEAIVLSYDGHSDRTVQLLSDSNLPVIELWERPENPIGHTIGFSNCDAAAEMTRALIQRGYRNIAFLGEADDAWTRGAARRRGFSEAMQSAGLSAHRILQLGKPPLSIQDGAVATPELLSRYPDVDCIFCVSDVPAFGVLSALSGLHKSVPDDIGVAGFGNFEVSRFSNPSITTVIVDPRRIGQATGTLLSELFSETDTVNTTARTVAVKAELSFRGSTKSR, translated from the coding sequence ATGCGGGACGTTGCGAGGGCAGCCGGCGTTTCTCGTATGACCGTGTCGCGCGCGTTGCGTGATAACAGCCCTGTGTCATCTGAAACACGTCAGCGCATTTTGCAGGTTGTGCGCGATATGAATTATGTGCCCGATCAAATGGCGGGCAGCTTGACCACGAAACGGTCTGGTTTCGTGGCTGTGTTGGTACCGTCGCTCAATAACTTGCATTTTGCCGAGACGGTGCAGGCTTTGACGGAAGAGCTTGAAAAAATTGGTCAGCAAATTTTGCTGGGCTATACCGATTACTCGGTGGAACGTGAAGAGAAGCTTGTCGAGAGCATGATGCGCCGCAGACCAGAAGCAATCGTTTTATCTTACGACGGTCACTCTGACAGGACCGTTCAGTTGCTCAGCGACTCTAATCTTCCTGTTATTGAATTGTGGGAACGACCAGAAAACCCGATTGGCCACACAATAGGGTTTTCCAACTGTGACGCGGCGGCCGAAATGACGCGTGCGCTGATCCAGCGAGGATACCGTAACATCGCGTTCTTAGGGGAAGCAGATGACGCCTGGACCCGCGGTGCCGCGCGGCGTCGGGGCTTTTCCGAGGCTATGCAATCCGCGGGACTGTCCGCGCACCGGATTCTGCAGCTGGGAAAACCGCCGCTTTCGATTCAGGATGGTGCAGTCGCGACGCCGGAACTGCTCAGTCGATATCCGGATGTGGATTGTATCTTTTGCGTCTCGGATGTTCCGGCTTTCGGGGTGCTGTCTGCGCTGTCCGGACTCCACAAATCAGTGCCGGATGATATTGGCGTTGCAGGTTTTGGCAATTTTGAGGTGTCCCGGTTCTCGAACCCTTCAATTACCACCGTAATTGTGGACCCAAGGCGCATAGGTCAGGCGACTGGGACCCTTTTATCTGAGCTTTTTTCCGAAACTGACACAGTAAACACGACCGCGAGAACGGTGGCCGTTAAAGCGGAGTTGAGCTTTCGTGGGAGCACAAAATCTCGCTGA
- a CDS encoding ABC transporter ATP-binding protein, which translates to MPTIHLENLIKRYGDVEVLHGIELEMADNEFTVLVGPSGCGKSTTLRMIAGLEDVTEGEIYVDGRPVSRLEPKDRDLAMVFQDYALYPHMNVAKNMSFALRLQKRPKAEIDEKVRTVAATLGLSDYLNRKPGELSGGQRQRVAMGRALTRDASTFLFDEPLSNLDAKLRGQMRAELALMSQRVQKNMIYVTHDQIEAMTLADRIVVMHGGYIQQQGTPEELFKHPVNKFVAGFLGMPPMNFLNAEIEQRENKVYAKGDGFDLLLEGERASAALQNKSKDVIIGVRPSDLTYAPDCDREHALELHVMVSEYVGAQSVLLCTCGGAKIMVELGSDTPVALGQTLTFAVNSGGIHLFDRQSEVAL; encoded by the coding sequence ATGCCGACAATTCACTTGGAAAATCTGATAAAACGATACGGTGACGTAGAGGTTTTGCATGGCATCGAACTTGAGATGGCCGACAATGAGTTCACGGTTCTTGTGGGTCCTTCAGGCTGCGGAAAATCCACGACTTTACGCATGATCGCAGGGCTTGAGGATGTGACAGAGGGTGAAATCTACGTAGATGGTCGGCCCGTCAGTCGGCTTGAGCCAAAAGACCGTGATCTGGCGATGGTGTTTCAGGACTACGCGCTTTATCCACACATGAACGTCGCCAAAAATATGTCCTTCGCTTTGCGCCTGCAAAAACGACCCAAAGCGGAAATTGACGAAAAGGTCCGCACCGTGGCGGCGACCCTCGGGTTGAGCGATTACCTCAACCGCAAACCGGGTGAGCTATCAGGTGGTCAACGCCAGCGGGTTGCCATGGGGCGTGCGCTGACGCGGGATGCCAGCACATTTCTTTTTGATGAACCGCTCTCAAACCTTGATGCCAAGCTGCGCGGTCAGATGCGGGCCGAACTGGCGCTAATGAGCCAGCGTGTTCAGAAGAACATGATTTACGTCACGCATGATCAGATCGAAGCGATGACATTGGCGGATCGGATTGTGGTGATGCATGGCGGGTACATCCAGCAGCAGGGCACCCCAGAAGAGCTGTTCAAGCACCCGGTCAATAAATTTGTGGCGGGTTTTCTGGGCATGCCGCCGATGAACTTTCTCAACGCAGAAATCGAACAACGGGAAAACAAGGTCTATGCCAAGGGCGACGGGTTCGATCTGTTGCTGGAGGGCGAGAGGGCGTCGGCTGCTCTGCAGAACAAAAGCAAGGATGTGATCATTGGCGTGCGGCCATCCGATCTGACCTATGCGCCGGATTGCGACAGGGAGCATGCGTTGGAATTGCATGTGATGGTGTCGGAATACGTAGGTGCGCAGTCTGTTTTGCTCTGCACCTGCGGTGGGGCAAAAATCATGGTTGAACTTGGCTCGGACACGCCTGTCGCACTGGGCCAGACGCTGACGTTTGCGGTCAATTCAGGAGGGATACATCTCTTTGACCGCCAGAGTGAGGTTGCTTTGTAG
- a CDS encoding ABC transporter transmembrane domain-containing protein: MTGKEKITTTQQMRPRLGTAVLSATMALNLLALALPLVVLQIFDRVIPFQATETLFVLFFGMCLVAILEFSLKWARIVLLSNLGEAFDQTLTTRFTQSTLNAEPEAFTKVTPAVHLDHFGAISQLRSYYSGQGRILAIDLPFAALFVVMIGLIGGWLVLVPLVSIALLMVFKTALKRAQSSVFEERKKLDDRRYSFLVEVMSQIKTLKANAMEAQIKRRYELLQDQTVDISQRVIKFSGFSQSFGALFSQMAVAAMGLFGGYLIISGSLGIAELAACMLLNGRTVQPMLKTLNLWVQAENLSSSRSKLDETFALPSRQVATGQQTSLEGGIRFENVAMRHPARDEYLFRGVNTEILPNQNLALLGKTGSGKSTLMKLVLGEIIPSEGRVLIDGRPAHEMFHARGNKGIGYADQQPVVFAGTVLDNISAFGDGATITKALEYSERLGIDKVLHRLPLGYNTLMQDCPALINNQAALLGISIVRVMALEPKILILDDVTATMDKVTRDGFLSFIEDTHQHTTLIISSTDQKLLEYAEASLDFNHATTENINEWDEDNHADIQAARQFMTGPFQERSA, translated from the coding sequence ATGACCGGAAAAGAAAAGATAACTACAACGCAGCAGATGCGACCAAGACTGGGAACAGCCGTCCTATCGGCGACAATGGCTTTGAACCTGCTTGCTCTCGCGTTGCCCTTGGTTGTGCTACAGATCTTTGACCGGGTTATTCCATTTCAAGCAACCGAAACGCTATTTGTTCTGTTTTTTGGGATGTGCTTGGTAGCAATACTGGAATTTTCTTTGAAATGGGCGCGCATCGTCTTGCTGAGTAACCTCGGCGAGGCTTTCGATCAGACGCTGACAACCCGTTTCACTCAATCCACGCTTAATGCTGAACCAGAAGCGTTCACCAAAGTAACCCCAGCCGTACATCTGGATCATTTTGGTGCGATATCGCAACTGAGGTCTTATTACTCAGGTCAGGGTCGCATTCTGGCGATCGACCTGCCTTTTGCCGCGCTTTTTGTCGTCATGATCGGCTTGATCGGCGGCTGGCTTGTGCTTGTTCCGTTGGTCAGCATTGCACTGTTGATGGTGTTCAAAACCGCGCTTAAACGTGCTCAGTCATCGGTATTTGAAGAGCGCAAGAAGCTTGACGACAGAAGATACTCCTTCCTCGTTGAAGTAATGTCACAAATCAAAACGCTTAAGGCAAACGCGATGGAGGCGCAGATTAAGCGGCGATATGAACTGCTTCAGGATCAGACAGTCGACATCAGCCAACGGGTCATCAAATTTTCCGGCTTTTCACAATCGTTTGGCGCATTGTTCTCCCAAATGGCGGTTGCAGCAATGGGTTTGTTTGGAGGTTACCTGATCATTAGCGGCAGCTTGGGCATCGCTGAGCTTGCGGCCTGCATGCTTCTGAACGGGCGCACCGTACAGCCGATGTTAAAAACGCTAAATCTTTGGGTTCAGGCGGAAAATCTGTCCTCGTCACGCTCAAAGCTTGACGAAACATTCGCACTACCATCCCGTCAGGTCGCAACTGGGCAGCAAACATCGCTTGAGGGTGGAATTCGCTTTGAAAACGTCGCGATGAGACACCCAGCACGGGATGAATATCTTTTCCGCGGTGTGAACACTGAAATCCTACCCAATCAAAATCTGGCCTTGCTGGGAAAAACGGGCTCGGGCAAATCGACGCTTATGAAGCTCGTATTGGGTGAGATCATACCGTCAGAGGGGCGAGTACTCATTGACGGTCGGCCTGCGCATGAAATGTTCCATGCAAGAGGCAACAAAGGAATTGGTTATGCAGACCAGCAACCGGTTGTTTTTGCTGGTACGGTCCTTGATAATATCTCTGCTTTTGGCGACGGTGCAACGATCACGAAGGCCTTGGAGTATTCAGAGCGTTTGGGCATCGACAAAGTACTGCACCGCCTACCGCTCGGGTACAATACGCTGATGCAGGACTGTCCGGCGCTGATAAACAATCAAGCGGCTTTGTTAGGTATATCTATTGTCAGAGTAATGGCGCTGGAACCAAAAATACTGATTTTGGACGACGTTACAGCAACGATGGATAAAGTAACGCGTGATGGGTTCCTGTCGTTCATTGAAGACACCCACCAACATACAACGCTGATAATTTCGAGTACGGATCAAAAACTGTTGGAGTACGCAGAGGCGTCTCTGGATTTCAACCATGCGACGACCGAAAACATAAATGAATGGGATGAGGACAATCATGCCGATATTCAGGCAGCGAGGCAGTTTATGACCGGACCGTTTCAAGAACGGAGCGCTTGA
- a CDS encoding PA14 domain-containing protein, with product MAENEFEEEVATAPQTDAEDLKKKIAEQSLKSAEQVQDDPARSSLHYGKDEEPEQASEGSLDGAGTFIADPEAADNTDASENEPETETTSAAEANSTGQDAGTISQTGGFQTNSEAAPRSGGGRSAADDTKLDLTQMEPAAKQAPVSDQEEQVAPDTNHRQAAPDDETNAENSQNSGVENSAPTAVQLSNGAIAENVDGAVLGRLSFSDLDAQDTHEFSVSDDRFEILDGVVKLKDGTSLDTDDATNLTLDITVTDSAGNAVTEQFSVDVVDMPEVNLGSGFHAKYFDVDQTLRKLDDIDWNAEPTHHELVEQIDYTNGRGSFWEGGATDTFGAQITGNIEVEEGGTFDFFMGGDDGVVLYVNGIEVIEDDGLHSYRTRSGEVELEPGTHVIEIRYFENYGHAGLKLEWEGPGIDGRELVTTPPIDDLQTVNGMPLHVHVDIEQGDENASHTIEGLPPGSMVQLGDQLVEVGETGAVDISGRDVSVVQVTPPIDFAGEVSAVVKTTVTLEDGNTATSQTPLNFEVNTIDIPTPELEVQTGFKASYFDVGHSLSALDQIDWSGTPTHEEVVGEIDYENGSGSFWEGGAKDTFGARITGDVTVEEGGVYNFYLGGDDGVVLFVNGEEVVENDGLHSFRTRTGEIELEPGTHEIEIRYFENHGVAGLKLEWDGPGTDGRELVQADSDLIADQNGAIDIRLDTSDFLSHGPATLSGIPADTILVSGDMTAVADGNDIVLEGWNLDLIEVMPPPGFEGEINVDVSVSFLAVNGSENEVSTSFQINVGSDEVGSQTDDAQQDLVLLEQTGEGETASGGWADVVHDYGRDGNSENDDILDEAVAPGQDAEQTFEVTETYERQDW from the coding sequence ATGGCTGAAAACGAGTTCGAAGAAGAGGTCGCAACCGCGCCACAAACAGATGCGGAAGACCTCAAAAAGAAGATCGCTGAACAGTCGCTGAAATCGGCAGAGCAGGTGCAGGATGATCCGGCGCGCAGCTCACTGCATTATGGCAAAGATGAAGAGCCTGAACAGGCATCCGAAGGGTCGCTCGACGGTGCCGGGACCTTCATTGCTGACCCAGAGGCCGCGGATAACACAGATGCGTCTGAGAATGAACCGGAAACTGAAACCACGTCCGCTGCAGAGGCAAATTCAACCGGGCAAGACGCTGGTACAATATCGCAGACCGGGGGATTTCAGACGAACTCGGAGGCTGCGCCTCGTTCAGGGGGCGGCCGTTCTGCGGCCGATGATACAAAACTGGATTTGACGCAGATGGAGCCTGCTGCCAAGCAAGCCCCGGTGTCCGATCAAGAAGAGCAGGTGGCCCCGGACACGAACCATCGTCAGGCCGCACCCGACGATGAAACAAACGCAGAAAATTCTCAAAACAGCGGTGTTGAGAATTCGGCGCCTACAGCGGTCCAACTGTCGAATGGGGCAATCGCCGAAAATGTTGATGGGGCAGTTCTGGGCCGGTTAAGCTTCAGCGATCTAGATGCACAGGACACGCATGAGTTCTCTGTTTCGGATGACCGGTTCGAAATTCTTGACGGTGTCGTCAAACTTAAGGACGGAACAAGCCTTGACACGGATGACGCCACAAATCTGACGCTAGACATCACAGTAACGGACAGCGCCGGTAATGCCGTAACCGAACAGTTTTCCGTCGACGTTGTTGATATGCCAGAGGTTAACCTTGGCTCCGGTTTTCATGCAAAGTACTTCGACGTAGACCAGACCCTGCGCAAACTTGATGATATTGATTGGAACGCAGAGCCAACGCACCATGAACTCGTAGAACAGATTGACTACACAAATGGCAGGGGATCGTTTTGGGAGGGCGGTGCCACCGATACCTTCGGTGCGCAGATTACTGGAAACATAGAAGTTGAAGAAGGTGGCACCTTTGATTTTTTCATGGGCGGCGATGATGGCGTCGTTCTCTATGTGAATGGCATAGAGGTCATTGAGGACGATGGGTTACATTCTTACAGAACGCGGTCCGGCGAGGTTGAGCTGGAGCCCGGCACACATGTAATCGAGATTAGGTATTTTGAGAATTACGGCCATGCCGGTCTAAAGCTTGAGTGGGAAGGTCCGGGAATTGACGGACGAGAGCTGGTCACCACGCCGCCCATTGATGACCTGCAAACGGTGAATGGTATGCCTCTCCATGTACACGTGGATATTGAGCAAGGCGACGAAAATGCATCGCACACAATAGAAGGATTGCCGCCGGGCAGTATGGTTCAGCTTGGCGATCAACTCGTTGAGGTCGGCGAAACGGGGGCAGTCGATATTTCTGGCAGAGATGTTTCCGTCGTTCAAGTTACGCCACCAATTGACTTTGCCGGTGAGGTTTCTGCGGTAGTCAAAACGACTGTCACGCTTGAGGATGGTAATACTGCGACGAGCCAGACACCTCTGAACTTTGAAGTGAATACTATCGACATTCCTACGCCTGAGCTTGAAGTTCAAACCGGTTTCAAAGCCAGCTATTTCGACGTTGGTCACAGTCTGAGCGCCTTGGATCAAATTGATTGGTCAGGCACGCCGACGCATGAAGAAGTTGTTGGTGAAATAGACTACGAAAACGGATCAGGGTCGTTCTGGGAGGGCGGCGCCAAGGATACATTCGGCGCAAGAATTACCGGCGATGTCACCGTTGAAGAAGGCGGGGTGTACAACTTTTACCTCGGTGGCGACGATGGCGTCGTGCTCTTTGTAAATGGTGAAGAAGTGGTTGAAAATGACGGGCTGCACTCGTTTCGAACGCGAACGGGCGAGATTGAGCTTGAACCCGGCACGCATGAAATCGAAATCCGTTACTTTGAAAACCATGGCGTCGCAGGTCTGAAACTGGAATGGGACGGCCCCGGAACGGACGGGCGGGAACTGGTTCAGGCGGACAGTGATTTAATCGCAGATCAGAATGGCGCCATCGACATTCGTCTTGATACATCGGATTTTCTTTCTCACGGGCCTGCGACGCTTTCCGGGATACCCGCAGACACAATTCTTGTGAGTGGTGATATGACCGCTGTTGCTGATGGCAATGACATCGTACTCGAAGGGTGGAATCTCGATCTGATAGAAGTCATGCCACCGCCCGGTTTTGAGGGCGAAATTAACGTGGATGTCTCGGTTTCTTTTTTGGCAGTAAACGGTTCAGAAAACGAGGTCAGCACGTCGTTTCAAATCAACGTAGGCAGTGATGAAGTAGGTTCGCAAACGGATGACGCACAGCAAGACCTTGTTTTGCTTGAGCAAACGGGCGAAGGTGAAACCGCTTCCGGGGGTTGGGCTGATGTAGTGCACGACTATGGTCGTGACGGCAACTCTGAAAATGACGATATATTGGACGAAGCTGTCGCGCCTGGACAGGATGCTGAACAGACCTTTGAAGTTACAGAAACTTATGAGCGGCAGGATTGGTGA
- a CDS encoding cytochrome b561 domain-containing protein, producing the protein MWDWLLAPIDPTRVHDVGFAVSWHARTMVIAWGVIAPLAILIARFFKILPGQDWPRELDVQVWWRCHLFGQLTVAALSVVGFVLLYWVSSDGPLSWHGWLGYGVLAALFVQVTLGFLRGDKGGPTMPGGNMRGDHYDMTRWRLIFEHVHKSVGYAAILLALVTIIFGLWHANAPNWMWVTLGLWWSGLLCAFVVLQRKGFAVDTYQAIWGADPAHPGNQRAAPGWGVRRMNIPDEQKGERDVRDDRRDRLQRN; encoded by the coding sequence ATGTGGGACTGGCTGCTTGCGCCGATTGACCCGACACGGGTGCATGACGTCGGCTTTGCGGTTTCATGGCACGCGCGGACAATGGTCATTGCATGGGGCGTGATTGCCCCGCTGGCCATTCTGATCGCGCGGTTTTTCAAGATTTTACCGGGTCAGGACTGGCCGCGCGAGTTGGATGTACAGGTCTGGTGGCGGTGCCATCTGTTCGGGCAGTTGACGGTTGCCGCGCTTTCCGTCGTGGGGTTCGTTTTGCTCTACTGGGTCTCTTCTGACGGGCCTTTGTCGTGGCATGGGTGGCTGGGCTATGGCGTGCTTGCAGCCCTTTTTGTGCAGGTCACCCTCGGCTTTTTGCGCGGTGACAAGGGGGGGCCAACCATGCCGGGCGGCAACATGCGCGGGGATCACTATGATATGACCCGATGGCGTTTGATTTTTGAACATGTGCATAAATCCGTGGGCTATGCGGCGATCCTGTTGGCCTTGGTGACGATCATTTTCGGGCTGTGGCACGCGAATGCACCGAATTGGATGTGGGTGACCTTGGGGCTGTGGTGGAGCGGATTGCTATGTGCATTCGTCGTGTTGCAGCGCAAGGGGTTTGCCGTGGACACCTATCAGGCCATCTGGGGCGCGGACCCAGCGCATCCGGGCAACCAACGCGCGGCACCGGGGTGGGGCGTGCGCCGTATGAATATACCTGATGAACAGAAGGGAGAACGCGATGTTCGGGATGATCGACGGGACCGGCTTCAACGCAATTGA
- a CDS encoding extracellular solute-binding protein: MYTTLKRTGISVSAALFMTGAVFANPYAEYEGTTLIVNFPAHPHYNAAMKILPEFTAETGIEVEVDQLPYLKMRERQTLELAQDEGEYDLISYVVFSKADYVFADQLENLAKYFMDPKLADPNYDAEDLIDGYVQNIGVAGGAKGYLPGPTGSLFGIPFGSETSVLAYRKDIFEKHGIAKPETYDQLLDAACKIPELEPGMGGMASRAASGHQASHAFLLHLAPLGGRVFDDAWNPIINNAAGKQAAEALKTIVDCGPEGSLSFGPSEAAAAFSNGEAAMFLDSIAFMPGFEDPDRSKVVGKVGYAMHPEGVRRGSQTGGFGIAIPKNAENKEAAFLLMQWLTSKQGDLKVAMAGGNPSRFSTYQDPGLNEKFPFSATFGEALKYADPDWRPIIPVWGKINADIGTTMSKVLTEGLDIQEALDGVAERTRAVMDDAGYYTWQ, from the coding sequence ATGTATACGACACTAAAACGGACAGGGATCAGCGTTTCCGCTGCGCTCTTCATGACGGGAGCGGTTTTCGCTAACCCTTATGCTGAATACGAGGGCACGACGCTGATCGTGAACTTTCCCGCACACCCGCATTACAACGCGGCCATGAAAATTCTGCCTGAGTTCACCGCAGAAACCGGGATTGAGGTTGAAGTTGATCAACTGCCCTACCTCAAGATGCGCGAACGTCAGACGTTGGAGCTTGCGCAGGACGAGGGGGAATACGACCTGATCTCCTACGTAGTGTTTTCAAAGGCTGATTATGTCTTCGCGGATCAACTTGAAAACCTGGCCAAGTACTTCATGGACCCTAAGCTGGCCGATCCAAACTACGATGCCGAAGACCTGATTGACGGCTATGTTCAAAACATCGGCGTTGCAGGTGGGGCCAAAGGTTATCTGCCGGGCCCGACGGGATCGCTTTTTGGTATCCCTTTCGGGTCGGAAACATCCGTGCTGGCCTATCGAAAGGACATCTTTGAAAAGCACGGGATCGCCAAGCCCGAGACCTATGACCAACTGCTTGATGCGGCGTGTAAAATACCCGAACTGGAACCCGGCATGGGCGGTATGGCATCGCGGGCCGCATCCGGACATCAGGCCAGTCATGCGTTTTTGCTGCACCTCGCGCCATTGGGCGGGCGCGTTTTTGACGATGCGTGGAACCCGATCATCAACAACGCAGCGGGCAAGCAAGCTGCCGAAGCGCTCAAGACCATCGTAGATTGTGGCCCCGAAGGATCGCTCAGCTTTGGACCATCCGAGGCGGCGGCGGCCTTTTCCAACGGTGAGGCCGCCATGTTCCTTGATTCAATCGCCTTCATGCCCGGGTTTGAAGACCCTGACCGCTCAAAGGTTGTGGGCAAAGTCGGCTATGCGATGCACCCCGAAGGCGTGCGCAGGGGCAGCCAGACAGGTGGCTTCGGAATTGCGATCCCAAAGAATGCCGAAAACAAGGAAGCCGCCTTTTTGCTGATGCAGTGGCTCACGTCCAAACAGGGGGACCTGAAGGTCGCGATGGCAGGCGGTAACCCTTCGCGGTTCTCCACCTACCAAGACCCCGGCCTGAACGAGAAATTCCCGTTCTCGGCCACGTTCGGCGAAGCTCTGAAATACGCGGACCCTGACTGGCGTCCGATCATCCCTGTGTGGGGTAAGATCAACGCGGATATCGGCACCACAATGTCCAAGGTTCTGACAGAGGGTCTCGATATTCAGGAAGCACTGGACGGTGTTGCAGAGCGGACGCGCGCCGTGATGGATGATGCAGGTTATTATACCTGGCAGTAA